AACAGTGGACACTCCTGCTCCTGATGCACCACATCGCGGGCGACGGCTGGTCACTACGCCCCCTCCTCAGCGACCTCACCGACGCCTACACCGCCCGCCTCCAAGGCCACACCCCCACCTGGCCCCCACTCCCCGTCACCTACACCGACTACGCGCTGCGGCAGCGCGAACTCCTCGACGAGGGCGGGGCGGAAGACGATCTGGCGTACTGGCGTGAGGCGTTGGCGGGGCTGCCGGACGTACTGGACCTGCCCACCGACCGGCCACGCCCCGCCACCAGCACCTACCAGGGCGCCACCCACACCTTCACCATCCCCCCCGACCTCCACCAAGCACTCCTCGACCTCGCCCGCCAAACCGGCACCACCCTCTTCATGACCCTCCAAGCCGCACTCGCCACCCTCCTCACCCGACACGGCGCAGGCACCGACATCCCCCTCGGCACCCCCATCGCCGGACGCACCGACGACCACCTCGACCACCTCATCGGCTTCTTCGTCAACACCCTCGTCCTGCGCACCCACACCACCGGCAACCCCACCTTCCGCCAACTCCTCACCCGCGTCCGCACCACCAACCTCACCGCCTACACCCACCAAGACCTCCCCTTCGACCACCTCGTGGAGGCCCTGAATCCCGAACGCTCCCTCTCCCGCCAGCCCCTCTTCCAGGTCATGATCGCGCTGAACAACAATCCCCCGGCCGACATCCGCGTGCCGGGGCTGGACATCCGTCCCCACGTCGTCAGCGCCCGGGTGTCCCGCTTCGATCTGACGCTGAGCTTCGACGAGGACGAGAACGCGGCCGGGCGGCCGGGCGCGGGCGGCATGACGGGCTCCCTGGAGTACGCGACCGACCTCTTCGACGCGGCGACCGCCGAGGCGCTGGCGGCGCGGCTCGTGCGGCTGCTCCGGTCGGTCACGGAGGACCCGGGACAGCCCCTGGACCGGATCGCGGTCCTCGACGACGCGGAGCTGCGCCGGCTGACCGTCGACTGGAACGGCGCCGGGCCCGACGCCCGCGCCGGGCGACAACCGGCCACCGTCCACGAACGGTTCGCCGAGCGGGCCGCGCGCGCCCCGGACGCGGTCGCGGTCCGGGAGCCGACCGGCGCGGCCGTCACGTACCGCGAACTCGCGGCCCGTGCCGGGTCGTTGACCTCGCGGCTGCGCGGTCTCGGGGTGCGGCCCGGCGACCGGGTCGCCGTGCTCCTGGACCGGTCGGCCGACCTGCCCGCGGCGACGCTGGCCGTGCTGCGCGCCGGAGCGGCGTACGTGCCGCTGAATCCGGCGGACCCGGTGGCGCGCATGCGGCAGGTCCTGACGGAGACGGGCGCCGCCGCGCTCGTCACCGACCGCGAGCCGGTGGCGGGGCTGTGCCCGCCGGGTGTCCCCGTGCTGCGGACGGACCGGTCCGGCGGCGCGGAGGAGGCGGCCGACGACGCACCGCACGCCGGGGATCCGGCGGAGCTGGCGTACGTCATGTACACCTCCGGCTCCACCGGCCGGCCGAAGGGCATCGGCGTGACCCACGCCAACATCCTCGCGCTGGTGGACGACCGGCGGTGGCGGTCGTCCGCGCACGAACGGGTGCTGGTGCACTCGCCCTTCGCCTTCGACGCCTCCACCTACGAGATGTGGGTGCCGCTGCTGCGCGGCGGCGAAGCGGTGCTGGCCCCCGCCGGTGCCCTGGACACGTCGGCTCTGGCCGACACCCTCGTCCGACGGGGCGTCACCGCGGTGTTCCTCACCACCGCGCTCTTCAACCACCTGGTCGAGACCCGGCCGCAGTGCCTCGCCACCGTTCAAGAGGTTTGGTTCGGCGGCGAGTTCGTCGCCCCCGGGGCCGTCCGCCGGGCGTTGGAGCTCTGCCCGGACACCACCGTGGTCCACGCCTACGGGCCGACCGAGACCACCACGTTCGCCGTGTGCCACCCGCTGCGCACGCCCGGCGCGGTGCGCGAGGAGACGGTGCCGATCGGCCGGGCGCTGGACGGGGACCGCTGCTTCGTGCTGGACGACGCGCTGCGCCCGGTGCCCCCGAACGTCGTCGGTGAGCTGTACATCGCGGGGCGGGGCGTCGCCCGTGGCTACGTCGGGCGGCCGGGGCTGACGGCCCAGCGGTTCGTGGCCTGCCCCTTCGGGGCCCCGGGCGAGCGGATGTACCGGACCGGCGACCTGGTCCGCTGGACCCCCGACGGGCGACTCGTCTTCGCCGGACGCGCCGACGACCAGGTCAAGGTACGCGGCCACCGCATCGAGCCCGGCGAGATCCAGGCGGCGCTGACCGACGATCCGAGCGTCTCGCAGGCCGCCGTCACCGTGGTGGACGATCCGGCGCTCGGCCGCAGGCTGGTGGCCTATGTGGTGCCGGCCGAGGACGGCACCCGGCCGGTCCCGGAGCGGCTGCGCGGGCGGTTGGCCGAACGGCTGCCCGCGTTCATGGTGCCGGGGGCGTTCGTGGTGCTGGACGCGCTGCCGCTGACGCCGAACGGGAAGGTGGACCGGCGGGCGCTGCCCGCGCCGGGCGCGACGGTGACCGGCGCGGGGCGGGAGGCCCGTTCGCCGCGCGAGGAGATCGTCTGCCAGGTGTTCGCCGAGGTGCTGGGCGCTCCGCGCGTCGGCGTCGACGACCACTTCTTCGAGCTGGGCGGGCATTCGCTGCTGGCGACCCGCGTGGTCAGCAGGCTGCGGGCGCTGCTCGACACGGATGTGCCGATCCAGGCGCTGTTCGACGCGCCGACCCCGGCCCGGCTCGCGCGCCGGCTGGAGACCGCACAGGGCCACCGGCGGCCTCCCGTCGAGCGGCGGGAGCGGCCGGAGGTCGTGCCGCTGTCCTTCGCGCAACGGCGGCTGTGGTTCCTCTTCCGCCTCGAAGGCCCCAGCCCCACCTACAACATCCCCCTCGCCCTGCGCATCACCGGCGACCTGAACACAACAGCCCTGGAAAACGCGCTCAACGACGTCGTCACCCGGCACGAACCCCTACGCACCACCATCGGGGAACAGGACGGCGAACCACGACAGAACATCCACCCCGCCACCCCCCAACTCATCACACTGCGACACCGCACCACCCACCACAACGACCTCGACACCGAACTGGCCCAAGCCGTACGCCACCCCTTCGACCTCGGCACCGAACCACCCCTGCGCGCCACACTCTTCACCACCAGGAAGAACGGACAGGAACAGTGGACACTCCTGCTCCTGGTCCACCACATCGCGGGCGACGGCTGGTCACTACGCCCCCTGCTCGGCGACCTCACCGACGCCTACACCGCCCGCCTCCAAGGCCACACCCCCACCTGGCCCCCACTCCCCGTCACCTACACCGACTACGCGCTCTGGCAGCGCGAACTCCTCGGCGACGACGCCGATCCGGAGAGCCTGGCGCACGCTCAGACCGCGTACTGGCGGGAGGCGCTGGCCGGAATCCCCGGACAGCTCCCGCTCCCCATCGACCGGCCGCGCCCGGCGGTGACCAGCTTCCGGGGCGACGTGCACTGGGTGTCGCTGGACGCCTCCCTGCACCGGGCGCTGCTGGACCTGGCCCGGGAGACCGGGGTCACGCTGTTCATGGTGCTGCAGGCGGCGCTCGCCGCGCTGCTGACCCGGCTCGGCGCCGGCACCGACATTCCGCTGGGCACCGCGATCGCCGGACGTACCGACGACCATCTCGACCACCTCATCGGCTTCTTCGTCAACACCCTCGTCCTGCGCACCGACACCACGGGCAATCCGACCTTCCGCGGCCTTCTCACCCGTGTCCGCACCACCGATCTCACCGCCTACGCCCACCAGGACCTGCCCTTCGAGCACCTGGTGGAGGCCGTCAATCCCGAACGCTCCCTCTCCCGCCAGCCCCTCTTCCAGGTCCTGGTCGTGCTCCAGAACGCCCCGGCCGCCGACTACTCCGTGCCGGGGCTCGACATCCGGCCGGTGCCGACCGTTCCGGGCGTGTCCAAGTTCGACTACTCCCTCAGCCTCAACGAGACCTTCGACGCCGAGGGGGCGCCGGACGGCCTGGAGGGCTATGTCGAGTACGCGACGGACCTCTTCGATCCGGCGACCGTCGCGCGCACGGTCGAGCTGCTGGAGGTGCTGCTGCGCTCCTGCGCCGCCCACACCGACCTGCCGATCGGCGACATGGAGCTGGTGACGGGCGAGCGGCGACACCGGATGCTCGATTCGTGGAACGACACCGGCGCCCCGGTGGCGCGGGCCGACGTTCCGGCGCTGTTCGCGCGGCGGGTCGCGGCGGCGCCGGACGCTCCGGCGCTGCTCTTCCCCGGCGGCGAGCTGACGTACGCGGAGCTGGACGCGCGGGCGAACCGGCTGGCGCGGCTGCTGCGTGCGCGCGGCGTCGCGCCGGAGGACCGGGTGGCGCTGGCGCTGCCACGCGGCCCCGAGCTGATCGTGACGACGCTGGCCGTCCTCAAGTCCGGTGCCGCCTATGTGCCGGTCGACCCCGGCTATCCGGCGGCGCGCGTCGCCTACCTGCTGCGCGACGCCCGGCCCGCGCTGCTCGTGACCGACAGCGCCGCCGATCCGCGCCGGACCACGGACGCCGGGGACGTTCCCGTCCTGCTCCTGGACGATCCCGCCGTGTCGGCCGCCCTCGCGGCCGAGCCGGATACGGCCCCGCCGGCGACCGGCGAGCCGGAGCGCGCCGCGTACGTGATCTACACCTCCGGGTCCACCGGGCGGCCCAAGGGCGTCGTGGTGACTCACACGGGTGTGGCCGCCCTGGCGGCCTTCCACGCGGAGCGGCTCGGCGCGGGTCCGGGCAGCCGGGTCCTCCAGTTCGCCTCGCCGAGCTTCGACGCCGCGTTCTGGGAGACCGTGATGGCGCTGCTGACCGGGGCGGCCCTGGTGGTGGCGCCCGCTGACCGGCTGCTGCCGGGCGAGCCGCTGGCCGCGCTGACCGAGGAGTTCGGCGTCACCCACGCGACGCTGCCGCCGTCCGCGCTGCGCGCCCTGGAGGACCGCCCACTGCCGTCCGTGGTCTCGCTCGTGGTCGCCGGCGAGGCGTGCGCGCCCGATCTGGTCCGGCGGTGGTCGGCCGGACGCGCCATGGTCAACGCCTACGGGCCGACCGAGACCACCGTGTGCGCGACGGCGAGCGAGCCGCTCCACGCCGGGGACGGCGCCCCGCCCATCGGTCGGCCGCTGCCGGGCACCCGCGTATACGTCCTGGACGAGCGGCTGATGCCGGTGCCGCCTGGCGTCGCGGGCGAGTTGTACGTGAGCGGGCCGGCTCTGGCGCGCGGCTATCTTGGCCGGGCGGGGCTGACGGCCCAGCGGTTCGTGGCCTGCCCCTTCGGGGCGCCGGGCGAGCGGATGTACCGGACCGGCGACCTGGTCCGCTGGACCCCCGACGGGCGACTCGTCTTCGCCGGACGCGCCGACGACCAGGTCAAGGTACGCGGCCACCGCATCGAGCCCGGCGAGATCGAGGCCGTGCTGGCCGGGCACCCGGCCGTGGCGGACGCGGCGGTGGCGGTGCACCGGGACGAGACCGGGGACGGACGGCTGACGGCGTACGTGGTGCCGGGTACCGCCGGAGCCGCCTCCGGGAACGACGCCGAGCGGGAGCGCCTGGACGCCTGGCGTTCGGTGTTCCGCACCCAGTACGGGGACGACTCGGGAGCCGCGCTCGGCGAGGACTTCTCCGGCTGGCAGAGCGCCTACGACGGGCGGCCCATTCCGCTGGACGACATGCGGGAGTGGCGGGACGCGGCCGTCGCGGCGATCCGCGCCCTGCGGCCCCGGCGTCTGCTGGAGATCGGCGTCGGCAGCGGCCTGCTGCTCGCCCCGCTGGTCGGCGAGTGCGCGAGCTACTGGGGCACCGATGTGTCGTCCGAGGCGATCGAGACGCTCCGGGCCCGGCTCGCCACCCGCCCCGAGACGGCGGCGCGGGTCGAGCTGCGGGCGCTCGCCGCCGACGCGGTCGACGCCCTGCCCGAGGGGCACTTCGACACCATCGTGCTCAACTCCGTCGTGCAGTACTTCCCGAGCGAGTCCTATCTCCTCGACGTGCTGCGCAAGGCGGTGCGGCTGCTGGCCCCGGGCGGCGCCCTGTTCCTCGGGGACATCCGGGACCTGCGCTCCGCCCGGGGACTGTACGAGGCGGCCGAGGCCGCCCGGCTGGGGCCGGACGCCACGGACGGGCACGTGAGCCGGGCCGCCGCGCTGGCCGCCGCGTCGGAGCGCGAACTGCTCGTGGATCCGGCGCTGTTCACGGCCTTCGCCCGGGAGGCCGAGGACCTCGGCGGGGCCGACATACGGCTCAAGCGCGGCCGGTCGCACAACGAACTCACCCGCTACCGCTACGAGGTGGTGCTGCGCAAGAAGCCGACCGGGCCGCTGCTCACCGTCGGCGACGCGCCCCGCCTGCGCTGGGGCGCCGAGGTGACCGGCCTCGACGGCCTGGCCGCGCGGCTGACCGCCGGGCCACGACCGGCCGCGCTGCGGCTGACCGGCGTGCCCAACGCGCGGGCCGCCTCCGACCTGTGGCGGACACCGCCTCGGGCGGCGCGGGCACCGGACCCGGAGGACTTCACCGCTCTCGGTGACCGGCTGGGGTTCGAGACCGCTGTGACGTGGGCGGCGGACCGGACCGGAACCGAGCTGGACGTGCTGTTCGTGGACGCCGACCGGGCGGCCGGGCGGGCGCTGTCCGGGACACACCGGGAGGCGCCCGTGACCGGCACGCTGACGAACAGCCCGGCCGCGCCACCCCGGAACGCCGCGCTGACGGGCGAACTCCGCGCCCATCTCAAGGGGCTGCTCCCGGCGTTCATGGTGCCGGGCGTGTTCATGGTGCTGGACGCGCTGCCGCTCACGCCGAACGGGAAGGTGGACCGGCGGGCGCTGCCCGTGCCCGGGGCGACGGTGTCCGGTGGCGGCCGGGACCCGCGCTCGCCCCAGGAGGAGATCGTCTGCCGGGTCTTCGCGGAGGTCCTGGGCACCGCCCGCGTCGGCGTCGACGACCACTTCTTCGAGCTGGGCGGCCACTCACTGCTGGCCACCCGGGTCACCAGCCGGCTCCGCGCGCTCCTCGACGTCGAGCTGCCGATCCAGGCGTTGTTCGACGCGCCGACCCCGGCCCGGCTCGCCCAGCGGCTGCACGCGGCCGAGGACCGCCGCCGCCCCGCGCTCGCCCCGCGCGAACGCCCCGACGCCATTCCCCTGTCGTCGGCCCAGCGGCGGCTGTGGTTCCTGTCCCGCCTCGAAGGCCCCAGCCCCACCTACAACGTTCCGCTCGCGCTGCGGATGGAGGGAAGCCTGGACCGCCGCGCGCTCCGGGCCGCGCTGGACGACCTCGTGGCCCGGCACGAGCCGCTGCGCACCACCATCGGGGAACGGGACGGCGAGCCGCGGCAGATCATCCACCCGGCCGCGCCGGGGCTGGTCACGCCACGCGAACACGCCGTCGAGGCGGACCGGTTGGAGGCGGAGCTCGCGGACGCGGCGCGCCATCCGTTCGATCTGGGGGCCGAACCGCCCCTGCGAGTCACGCTGTTCAGCACCGGGAAGGACGGGCAGGAGCAGTGGACGCTTCTGCTGCTGATGCACCACATCGCGGGCGACGGCTGGTCACTGCGCCCCCTGCTCGGCGACCTCACCGACGCCTACACCGCCCGCGTCCAAGGCCACGCCCCCGACTGGCCCCCGCTGCCCGTCACCTACACCGACTACGCGCTGTGGCAGCGCGAGCTCCTCGGTGACGCGGCGCGGCCCGGCACCGTGGCCCACGCCCAGACCGCGTACTGGCGTGAGGCGTTGGCGGGGCTGCCGGACGTACTGGACCTGCCCACCGACCGGCCACGCCCCGCCACCAGCACCTACCAGGGCGCCACCCACACCTTCACCATCCCCCCCGACCTCCACCAAGCACTCCTCGACCTCGCCCGCCAAACCGGCACCACCCTCTTCATGACCCTCCAAGCCGCACTCGCCACCCTCCTCACCCGACACGGCGCAGGCACCGACATCCCCCTCGGCACCCCCATCGCCGGACGCACCGACGACCACCTCGACCACCTCATCGGCTTCTTCGTCAACACCCTCGTCCTGCGCACCCACACCACCGGCAACCCCACCTTCCGCCAACTCCTCACCCGCGTCCGCACCACCAACCTCACCGCCTACACCCACCAAGACCTCCCCTTCGACCACCTCGTGGACGTGGCGGGGGCGGAGCGCTCGATGTCCCACAATCCGCTGTTCCAGGTCATGATCGCGCTGGACAACAACGCCCACACCCCGGTCGACCTGCCGGGCCTGCGGGTGAGTCCGCGCCCGGTCGGGACGGGGGCCGCCCGGTTCGACCTGACCTTCGGGTTCAGCGAGCGTGTCGTCGGGGACCTGGTCGCCGACGGCGTCCAGGGCAGCGTGGAGTACAGCACCGACCTCTTCGACGCGGCGACCGCCGAGACGCTCACCGCACGGCTGCTGCTGCTCCTGCGCCGCGCGGCGGACCGGCCGGACACGCCGGTGGGCGCGCTGGACATCCTCACCGAGGACGAACGGCGCCTGCCGGACCGAGCCGCGCACCACGGGCCCGCTCCGCTGGCGACGGCCGCCGCGCTGTTCGAGGCGAGGGTCCGCGAGGCGGGGCACACGGTGGCCGTGACGGCGGGCGAGGCGCAGCTCACCTACGCGGAGCTGAACGCGGCGGCCAACCGCCTGGCCCGGCTGCTGGTGGCCCGGGGCGCCGGGCCGGAAGCCGTCGTCGCCGTCCATCTGCCGCGCGGGCCACGGCTGGCCGAGGCGCTGCTGGCCGTCCTCAAGGCGGGCGCGGTCCACCTTCCCGTGGACCCGGACTACCCGGCCCCGCGCGTCACGCACATGCTGGACGACGCCCGGCCGGTGCTGGTCGTCACCGACGCCCCGCCGGAGGGAGGATCGGCGCTCGACGGCCGGCCGGTGCTGGCGCTGGGCACCGAGGAGACGGTCGGCGCGCTGCGCCGCGCCGGCGACGGGAACCTGGACGACGCGGCCCGACGCGCGCCGCTCCACCCGGAACACCCCGCCTATCTCATCTACACCTCCGGCTCGACCGGGCGGCCCAAGGGGGTGGAGGTGCCGCACCGCGCGGTGGCCAACCTGGTCGCCGCCTCCGGCGCCGAGCTGGGCGGCGTCGGGCCGGGCAGCCGGGTGCTCCAGTTCGCCTCGCCCAGCTTCGACGGCGCCTTCTGGGAGATCGGCGTCACGCTGCTGGCCGGCGGCACCGTCGTCATGCACCCCACCGGCGCCTGGAACGCCGCCGAGGACCTGCTCGGCCTGGTGACCGGGCACAAGGTGACGCACCTGGCGATCCCGCCGTCCGTGCTGGCGATCCTGCCGGACGACGCGCTGCTGCCGGACACCACCCTGTTCGTCGTCGGCGAGGCGTGCCCGCCACACCTGGTGGAACGGTGGGCGCCGCGCTGCCGGATGCTCAACTCGTACGGTCCGACCGAGACCACGGTGTCGGCCACCGTCACCGCTCCGCTGACCGGCTCGGGCACGCCGCCCATCGGCGTCCCGATCCGCAACGTGCGGGCGCACCTGCTGGACGAGCGGCTGATGCCGGTGCCGCCGGGGGTGGTGGCGGAGGTCTACCTCGCCGGAGCGGGCCTCGCGCGCGGCTACCGGGGGCGGCCCGTGACCACCGCCGAGCGGTTCGTCGCCGACCCGTTCGGCGCGCCGGGCGAGCGGATGTACCGGACCGGGGACCTGGCCCGGCGCCGGCGGGACGGAAGCCTGGAGTTCGTGGGCCGCGCCGACGAACAGGTGAAGATCCGCGGCTACCGGATCGAGCTGGGCGAGATCGAGACGACGCTCGCGCTGCACCCGGCCGTCGCCCAGGCGGCGGTGGCCGCGCGGCCCGGCCCGCGCAACCAGCGGCTGATCGGCTACGTGGTGCCCGCGCGGGGCGGCGACGGCGCCGCGCTCGATCCGGCGGCGCTGCGCGGCTTCGCCGCCAGGACGCTGCCGGACTACATGGTGCCCGGCATGTTCGTCACCCTGCCGAGCCTGCCGCTGTCCCCGAACGGCAAGCTCGACCGTGCGGCGCTGCCCGCGCCGGAGCCCGCCGCCCGGACGGCGGCCCGCGCGCCGCGCGGCCCGCTGGAGACGGCGCTGCGCGACACCCTCCGCGACACCCTCGGGGTGCGGGACGTCGGCGTGGACGACGACTTCTTCGAGCTGGGCGGCGACAGCATCACCGCGATCCAGGTCTGCGGCCGGGCCCGCGCGGCGGGGCTCGCCCTGACCCCGCGCGACATCTTCCGGCACCGTACGGTGGCCCAGCTGGCCGCCGTCGCCGTCGCGGCCGGGCCGGCCGCGACGGCGGTGCCGGACGACGGCACCGGCGAGGTGACGCTCACCCCGGTGATGCACTGGCTGCGCGAACTCGGCGGCCCCACTGAGGCGTTCCACCAGTCCCTGCTGCTCCGGGTGCCGGCCGGCCTCTCCCGGGAGACGGTCGCCACCGTCCTGCGGAGCCTGATCGACCATCACGACGCCCTGCGGATGCGCCGCGCGCCCACGTCCGG
Above is a window of Streptomyces sp. NBC_01803 DNA encoding:
- a CDS encoding amino acid adenylation domain-containing protein, which translates into the protein MRAVRGRAGRARGGCRGRLLRAGRAFAAGDPAAGPDSGRRGRRPHGGGPLRRADAGRPGRPAGRRAAAHRATAGAAGGRAALLRATAAVVPLPPRRPQPHLQHPPRPAHHRRPEHNSPGKRAQRRRHPARTPTHHHRGTGRRTTTEHPPRHPQLITLRHRTTHHNDLDTELAQAVRHPFDLGTEPPLRATLFTTRKNGQEQWTLLLLMHHIAGDGWSLRPLLSDLTDAYTARLQGHTPTWPPLPVTYTDYALRQRELLDEGGAEDDLAYWREALAGLPDVLDLPTDRPRPATSTYQGATHTFTIPPDLHQALLDLARQTGTTLFMTLQAALATLLTRHGAGTDIPLGTPIAGRTDDHLDHLIGFFVNTLVLRTHTTGNPTFRQLLTRVRTTNLTAYTHQDLPFDHLVEALNPERSLSRQPLFQVMIALNNNPPADIRVPGLDIRPHVVSARVSRFDLTLSFDEDENAAGRPGAGGMTGSLEYATDLFDAATAEALAARLVRLLRSVTEDPGQPLDRIAVLDDAELRRLTVDWNGAGPDARAGRQPATVHERFAERAARAPDAVAVREPTGAAVTYRELAARAGSLTSRLRGLGVRPGDRVAVLLDRSADLPAATLAVLRAGAAYVPLNPADPVARMRQVLTETGAAALVTDREPVAGLCPPGVPVLRTDRSGGAEEAADDAPHAGDPAELAYVMYTSGSTGRPKGIGVTHANILALVDDRRWRSSAHERVLVHSPFAFDASTYEMWVPLLRGGEAVLAPAGALDTSALADTLVRRGVTAVFLTTALFNHLVETRPQCLATVQEVWFGGEFVAPGAVRRALELCPDTTVVHAYGPTETTTFAVCHPLRTPGAVREETVPIGRALDGDRCFVLDDALRPVPPNVVGELYIAGRGVARGYVGRPGLTAQRFVACPFGAPGERMYRTGDLVRWTPDGRLVFAGRADDQVKVRGHRIEPGEIQAALTDDPSVSQAAVTVVDDPALGRRLVAYVVPAEDGTRPVPERLRGRLAERLPAFMVPGAFVVLDALPLTPNGKVDRRALPAPGATVTGAGREARSPREEIVCQVFAEVLGAPRVGVDDHFFELGGHSLLATRVVSRLRALLDTDVPIQALFDAPTPARLARRLETAQGHRRPPVERRERPEVVPLSFAQRRLWFLFRLEGPSPTYNIPLALRITGDLNTTALENALNDVVTRHEPLRTTIGEQDGEPRQNIHPATPQLITLRHRTTHHNDLDTELAQAVRHPFDLGTEPPLRATLFTTRKNGQEQWTLLLLVHHIAGDGWSLRPLLGDLTDAYTARLQGHTPTWPPLPVTYTDYALWQRELLGDDADPESLAHAQTAYWREALAGIPGQLPLPIDRPRPAVTSFRGDVHWVSLDASLHRALLDLARETGVTLFMVLQAALAALLTRLGAGTDIPLGTAIAGRTDDHLDHLIGFFVNTLVLRTDTTGNPTFRGLLTRVRTTDLTAYAHQDLPFEHLVEAVNPERSLSRQPLFQVLVVLQNAPAADYSVPGLDIRPVPTVPGVSKFDYSLSLNETFDAEGAPDGLEGYVEYATDLFDPATVARTVELLEVLLRSCAAHTDLPIGDMELVTGERRHRMLDSWNDTGAPVARADVPALFARRVAAAPDAPALLFPGGELTYAELDARANRLARLLRARGVAPEDRVALALPRGPELIVTTLAVLKSGAAYVPVDPGYPAARVAYLLRDARPALLVTDSAADPRRTTDAGDVPVLLLDDPAVSAALAAEPDTAPPATGEPERAAYVIYTSGSTGRPKGVVVTHTGVAALAAFHAERLGAGPGSRVLQFASPSFDAAFWETVMALLTGAALVVAPADRLLPGEPLAALTEEFGVTHATLPPSALRALEDRPLPSVVSLVVAGEACAPDLVRRWSAGRAMVNAYGPTETTVCATASEPLHAGDGAPPIGRPLPGTRVYVLDERLMPVPPGVAGELYVSGPALARGYLGRAGLTAQRFVACPFGAPGERMYRTGDLVRWTPDGRLVFAGRADDQVKVRGHRIEPGEIEAVLAGHPAVADAAVAVHRDETGDGRLTAYVVPGTAGAASGNDAERERLDAWRSVFRTQYGDDSGAALGEDFSGWQSAYDGRPIPLDDMREWRDAAVAAIRALRPRRLLEIGVGSGLLLAPLVGECASYWGTDVSSEAIETLRARLATRPETAARVELRALAADAVDALPEGHFDTIVLNSVVQYFPSESYLLDVLRKAVRLLAPGGALFLGDIRDLRSARGLYEAAEAARLGPDATDGHVSRAAALAAASERELLVDPALFTAFAREAEDLGGADIRLKRGRSHNELTRYRYEVVLRKKPTGPLLTVGDAPRLRWGAEVTGLDGLAARLTAGPRPAALRLTGVPNARAASDLWRTPPRAARAPDPEDFTALGDRLGFETAVTWAADRTGTELDVLFVDADRAAGRALSGTHREAPVTGTLTNSPAAPPRNAALTGELRAHLKGLLPAFMVPGVFMVLDALPLTPNGKVDRRALPVPGATVSGGGRDPRSPQEEIVCRVFAEVLGTARVGVDDHFFELGGHSLLATRVTSRLRALLDVELPIQALFDAPTPARLAQRLHAAEDRRRPALAPRERPDAIPLSSAQRRLWFLSRLEGPSPTYNVPLALRMEGSLDRRALRAALDDLVARHEPLRTTIGERDGEPRQIIHPAAPGLVTPREHAVEADRLEAELADAARHPFDLGAEPPLRVTLFSTGKDGQEQWTLLLLMHHIAGDGWSLRPLLGDLTDAYTARVQGHAPDWPPLPVTYTDYALWQRELLGDAARPGTVAHAQTAYWREALAGLPDVLDLPTDRPRPATSTYQGATHTFTIPPDLHQALLDLARQTGTTLFMTLQAALATLLTRHGAGTDIPLGTPIAGRTDDHLDHLIGFFVNTLVLRTHTTGNPTFRQLLTRVRTTNLTAYTHQDLPFDHLVDVAGAERSMSHNPLFQVMIALDNNAHTPVDLPGLRVSPRPVGTGAARFDLTFGFSERVVGDLVADGVQGSVEYSTDLFDAATAETLTARLLLLLRRAADRPDTPVGALDILTEDERRLPDRAAHHGPAPLATAAALFEARVREAGHTVAVTAGEAQLTYAELNAAANRLARLLVARGAGPEAVVAVHLPRGPRLAEALLAVLKAGAVHLPVDPDYPAPRVTHMLDDARPVLVVTDAPPEGGSALDGRPVLALGTEETVGALRRAGDGNLDDAARRAPLHPEHPAYLIYTSGSTGRPKGVEVPHRAVANLVAASGAELGGVGPGSRVLQFASPSFDGAFWEIGVTLLAGGTVVMHPTGAWNAAEDLLGLVTGHKVTHLAIPPSVLAILPDDALLPDTTLFVVGEACPPHLVERWAPRCRMLNSYGPTETTVSATVTAPLTGSGTPPIGVPIRNVRAHLLDERLMPVPPGVVAEVYLAGAGLARGYRGRPVTTAERFVADPFGAPGERMYRTGDLARRRRDGSLEFVGRADEQVKIRGYRIELGEIETTLALHPAVAQAAVAARPGPRNQRLIGYVVPARGGDGAALDPAALRGFAARTLPDYMVPGMFVTLPSLPLSPNGKLDRAALPAPEPAARTAARAPRGPLETALRDTLRDTLGVRDVGVDDDFFELGGDSITAIQVCGRARAAGLALTPRDIFRHRTVAQLAAVAVAAGPAATAVPDDGTGEVTLTPVMHWLRELGGPTEAFHQSLLLRVPAGLSRETVATVLRSLIDHHDALRMRRAPTSGGGWTLTVPPPGSVRAGELLRRVEFGGLSAEGRERVLAAESRHAVRALAPDAGRMVAAVWFDAGAGEPGRLLLAVHHLAVDGVSWRILLEDLAEAASAAEAGRDPALPPVVTSFRGWSRALAAEATSPRRVAELAAWRRIVADPGLPAPGLEPVATRDLTSTTRHRESVVAAGATGALLTSVAAAFHCGADDLLLTALALAVARWRQGRGVAPGDGLLVEIEGHGRADLPGTDVSRTVGWFTSAHPVRLDLAGLDPGDALRGGPALGEAVKRIKEQARAVPGDGIGYGLLRHLNPATAPALSGPAVPRVGFNYLGRLPAGSDTGPANGWGVAPEPGAFGGGADPGLPVPHAVALNVVAEDRAGGPVLRAAWTWPGALLAQDDVRTLADTWVAAVERLAGLGAAAGGRTPSDLPLVSLTQEQIDRLEAVWRSPR